CAGATCGGCCGCGAACGCCAGTCCCACGGTTGAGAACGCGCCATAGCCGAGACCCATGAGCGCCGCCGCGATCAACGTGGTCTCGAGCGCGGGCGAGATCGCGATCACCACGCCGGATGCCGCCTGTACGACGGCCGCCAGCACGGTCAGGCCGCGACGGTTGCCGGTGCGGTCGGAGACGATGCCGGTGACGACGGAGGCGATGACGACGAACACCGTGTACACGACGATGAGCAGCAGCAGGTTGTCCTGCGCCTCGGTCGTGGACTGCCCGAGACCGTGCAGAAGGAAGAACAGGAAGAGCGCCGTACCCAGCGCGTTCCCGATGTTGGTGACGAGACGTCCCGCGAGCATCCACGCGAAGTCCCGGTCGCGCAGCGAGATCGCTCGGGCGTCTCTCGATGCGCCAGGGCGCTGCCGTTCGGCGGCCGGCGGGTCGGGAAGGAGCACCGCCGCACCGGTTCCGATCACGGCGATCGCCCCGGCGAGGAGCAGGTAGCCCTGTATGACGTCGAGGCCGAGCAGGACCACGAGACCGACCCCGACGACGACGCCGACCGCCTGACTCGACCCGATGGCCGCTGACGCCGCTCCTCGCTGCGTCGGCGGGAGCTGGTCGGCGATCATCGCGGTGAACGCGGCGGAAGCGACCGCGACGCCCACCGAGACGCCGGTCCAGGCCGCTCCCACGGCCCAGGGCCCGGACGAGACACCGGTGGCCAGCAGGCACAGCGCCGTCAACCAGGCTCCGGCCAATGCCCACGGCCTGCGCCTGCGGCGTCCTGCCGGTGCACGGTCGGACAGCGCACCTGCAACGGGTCCGGCGATGATGCCCGCCAGCCCGCCGACGCCGAGTACGAGACCGGATGAGACCACACCAGCGATCCAGTCGTCCTCCGCGGCATCGAGCTGCAGCGGAAGCAGAAGCTGCACAGGGGTGAGCTGCACGGTCCAGATCGCGAGCCAAGCGACCGTGAACGGCGTCAGCCACCGCGCCCCCGCCCTGATCGGTGTGCTCATCGGGGCGTCTCCCCCACGGTTCGGGCTCGTCGTGCGGCATTCGGAAGCCGGGCCGAATCCGCGGGAGCGCCGAGCCTGCAGAGGCCGCCCCTCAGGATGGCGCATGCCGAGGCCGGGAAGCGGATGCCGCGAAGGAAGGCAGCGTTCATGGAGGATCCTTGACGTCGGTGTCGAGATAGGACGATTCTGCACCCGGTTTCACCATCCGCGCGATGGAGTATCGCGGGTGCGGCGACGTTTAGGGTGAACGCGTCGGATGCTGGTAGACTCTTTTCTTGGCTTGCGTGTGGGTTCTTCCCTCACGACCGCCGCGCGGTAGCCCTCTTCTTCCGCCGGCACTCCGAGTAACTCCTGTACAGAAAGCGTCCACACGTGGCAAACATCAAGTCGCAGATCAAGCGCAACAAGACCAACGAGAAGGCTCACGAGCGCAACAAGGCCGTGAAGAGCGAGCTCAAGACCCTCGTCCGCCAGACCCGCGAGGCCGTCGCCGCCGGCGACAAGGCTGCTGCCGAGGCCGCCCTCAAGAAGGCATCCGTCAAGCTCGACAAGGCCGTCAGCAAGGGCGTCGTGCACAAGAACCAGGCGGCGAACCGCAAGTCGGCCATCGCCAAGAAGGTCGCCGCTCTCTGAGCCAACGCGAGAAGGCCCGTCCCGCATGCGGGGCGGGTCTTTTTCGTACCCTGAACAGCCCTTCCCCGCGTCGACAGACGTGGGTCCCGCAGACCGGCCGACTCGGCGGCGCGGACGTTCAACCGACGATCACGCGCCGAACGGCTCGCGCGTCGCGATCACCGTGACCATGCGCTCGAGCGCGAAGATCGGATCACGCGCCGCGCCCTTGACCTCGGCATCCGCTCGGGCCGTGGCCTGGATCGCCATTCCGAGGGAGCGCTCGTTCCAGCCTGCGAGGTCGCGGCGAGCCCGATCCACCTGCCAGTCCTTCATCCCGAGCCGCTGGGCGAGCTGGCGACTGGGTTCGCGGTTGCCTGCCACCCGAGCCATGGTGCGCAGCTTCATCGCGAACGCCGCGACCATCGGCACGGGGTCCGCCCCCGAGGCGAGCGCGTGCCGCAGGGCGACGAGCGCCTCTCCGTAGCGGCCGGCGATCGCGGTGTCGGCGACGACGAAGGCGGACACCTCGACACGGCCGCCGTAGTACTTGGTGACGACGTCGTCGGTGATGTCGCCCTCGACGTCGGCGATGAGCTGCTGGCACGCCGCGGCGAGTTCGGTGAGATCGTCGGCGAATGCCGAGACGAGCGCACGCAGGGCCGACGGCGCGATGCGCTTCTTCGCGGCCGCGAACTCCCCCGCAGCGAAGTCAGCACGATCGCTGTCGCGCTTCACGGCGGGACAGGGGATCTCGATCCCTTCGCCGGTACCGGCGCGTATGGCGTCGAGGAGCTTCTTGCCGCGCACGGTCGCACCGGTGTGCCTGAGGATGACCGTCGCGCCCTCCTGAGGATGCTCGAGGTACGCGACGGCCTCCTGGAGGAAGGCATCGGAACACTTCTCGACCCCCGACACCCGCACGAGCCGCGGCTCGCCGAACAGCGAGGGAGACGTCAGCGAGAGCAGAGTGCCCGGGGCGTAGTCGTCGGCACGCACGTCGCTCACCTCGAGTGCAGGGTCTTCGGCACGAAGATAGTCGCGAACCCCGGCGATCGCCCGCTCCGCACAGACCTCCTCGGGGCCCGACACCAAGACGACGGGCGCCGGTCGGGGCTCGCGCCACGATACCTGCGGGATCTTCGCGGGCTTCGCGCCGCCACGAGCGGAGGAACGCGGAGCTGCCATGACACCAGCCTACCCGGGGGCTCCGACGCTCTCCTCCGACCAGACCTCGACATCGCCGTCTCGGACGCCGAGCAGGACCCTCCCAGAAAGGTCGGTGCGCACGATGTGAGCGCCTACCGCTTCGAGAAGGGCCAGCGTGTCGGCACGGGGGTGGCCGTAATCGTTGCCCTCGCCCACGCTGATCAGGGCCACCGAAGGGCGCAGCATCCGATACAGATCCGGGTCCTGGTCGGCGCTGCCGTGATGTGCCACCTTGACGACGTCGTATCCTCCGCTCAGGTGGACGGCACGCGCGAGGGCGCACTGCGGTGCCGCGGAGAGGTCACCGAGGAACAGGGACCGCGGCACGCCGCCACCCTCGAACTCGATCACCACGCTCGCGTCGTTGCCCGACGGGAACGCGGCAGACGAGCGTGCAGGCCACAGGATCCGCCACCGTGCGTCGCCGAGCGTGCCCTGCATCCCCGTCGCCGCCTGCGCTGCCGCCGCTCCCCCGCGCACCAGCTCGTCGATGGTCCTGCGGTCGTCCGCATCGGCCGGTGGCCCATGCAGGACGCGGTCGACCGCGCCGATCACGGAAGAGACCCCACCGGCGTGGTCCAGGTCGAAATGCGTGAGGACGAGAAGCGAGATGCGTCCGACCCCGAGCGATCGGAGGCACGACGACAGAGCTGCGGGATCAGGTCCTGTGTCGATCAGAGCGATGTATCCGGAGGAGCGCACGACCAGCGCGTCGCCCTGCCCCACGTCGCACGCCGCCACAGACCAGCCTTCGGGAGTCGCTGCGGTGGCGAGCGGGCCGGAGAGCAGCAGCTGCGCCGCACCGATGGCCCCGATCGAGACGAGAAGGATCGCCGCCGCGGCCCGCGCCGCCCGCCACCAACGGTGTGAGGCGGTGCGATCGCGGGACATGCCAGGGAGCAGGACCACGGCGACCGCCGCGCTCACGAGGGCGACGACGAGTGCGCTGGACAGACCCGACACCACGGCGATCTGCCCCCACGGCACATCGGCCGCGACGTATGCCGTGGTCGCGATCCAGGCCGCGGGCAGCCACGCCGCTGCCGTGAGCACGTCAGCGATGGGAGGAGCCGGTCCTGCGAGGCAGGCGAGGAGACCGATCACGGTGGCGAGCGGTGCGGCAGGGTCGGCGATCATGTTCGCCGCGACGCCGATCAGCGACTGCTGCTCGGCGAACAGCGCTATGACCGGGCCGCATGCGAGTTGAGCGGAGAGGGGCACCCCGAGCGCCAGCGCCAGCGTTCGAGGCATCCATCGCTCCAGCCCGCGCGCCAGGGGCCTCGCCAGCAGGATGAGAGCACCGGAGGCCACGACCGAGAGGGCGAATCCCGCCGATGTCGCCATCCACGGGTCGAAGACGAGGATTCCCGCGGCGCTGAGAGCGAGCAGGCCGGCACCGGCGCTCGGCCGCCCGAGGAGGATGCTGCCCATCGCGGCCGACGCCATCACCGCGGCTCTGACGACGCTCGGTTCCGGGGTGACGAGGATGACGAAGCCGCCGAGTGCCAGCGCCGCCATCACGATGCGCATGCGGCGCCCTCCCCCGCACCATGCCGTCACACCGAATGCCGCTCCGACGACGATGGCACAGTTCGCCCCGGATACTGCCGTGAGATGGCTGAGTCCGCTCGCCCGCATGTCGTCGTCGAGCTCCGACGACACGGCGCGGGTATCCCCGACGGCGAGGCCGGGGAGAAGACCCGCGCCCGGCTCGGGGAGTCTCAGCGAGCGCGCGACGAGATCGGACTTCGCATGCGCGGCGATCGCGAACACCCCCTCCGCCGGCCGCACGGAATCGCTCGTCGTCGCGAAGACGACCAGTGCGGCCTGTTCGCCCGGATCCGTCACCGCGGCCTCGCCGGTCACGCGGATGACCGCCCCGAGGTCGTACCCTTCGCCTGGTTCGACACCGACCCGCGCCGCGGCGTCGACCGGCTCGGTCCGCCCGGGCGACCCCAGGGCGCTGAGCTGCACCTGCATCCACAACCGGCCGTCGTCCCCGACAGCGGCCGATGAGGATACGGTGCCGAGCGCCTCGACCGCACGCCCGTCCCAGCGCGCGGCAGCGGAACGCCCGGGCTGCGCGACGGCCACCGCCGTGGCGACCGCCGCGCCGACGACCAGAGCGATGACGAGTACGGCGCCTCGCGGTCGCGTCTGGCTCACGTGCTGCCGGCGCACCAGACCGAGCGTCATCGTCACGGCGCACAGGACGCATGCAGCAGCGACCCACCACGCGCCCTCCGGGGCGAGCACACAGGGCAAGGCCGCAGACCAGGCGGTCCCGGCCACGACGAGCATCCGCAGATCGTGCCTCACACCCGCACACCGTCGCGGAGTCCGTCGAGCAGCTTCTCCCCGATGCCGGGAACGGCGAGCAGATCGTCGACGGAGCGGAACCTGCCGTTCTCCTCTCGCCATGCGATGATGCGCTCCGCGAGCGCGGGTCCGATGCGAGGGAGGCTCTCGAGCGCCGCCTGGTCTGCCGTGTTGAGGTCGATACGACCATCACCTCCAGGGGCCGCCGGTGCGTCGGGCGCGACCTGGTCCCCCACTGCAGGCACGACGATCTGCTCCCCGTCGCTCAGCGGACGTGCGAGGTTGACTGCGGTCAGATCGGCGTCTTCGGTCGTGCCGCCGGCTGCGGCGACCGCATCGACAAGCCGCGCTTGGGATCGGAGCACATAGAGTCCGGGCTTCGATACCGCCCCCAGCACATGCACATACAGTTCGCCCGCCGAGACCTCCTCGGCCGACGACGTCGCGCGTGCGACGACCTCACGGGGAGCGCTCTGTCCGCGCAGGATGCCCAGTCCCACGGCCAGCGACAGCACGACGAGACCCAGCACGACGGCAGCACCGATGCTCAGCCGCACGCGCCGGCCTGCGGCGTCAGGTGGATTCGGGTCGGGCATCCCGCCACGTTAGGCGCATCACGAGGTGCCCGGACGTCCGATCCGCACCGTCCGGGGACAACTCGTGCGTGTCCCCGGACGGTGCAGGGCCAGTCACTTGACGACGATGCTCACGATCTTCGGCGCGCGGACGACGACCTTGACGATCTCACGGTCGCCGATCGAGCGGATCACTCGTTCGTCCGCCCGGGCGAGGGCCTCCAGCTCCTCTTCGCCGATGCGGGCAGGAACCTCGAGCTGGGCCCGAACCTTCCCGCCGATCTGCACGACCGCCGTCACGGTGTCCTCGACGAGCAGAGCAGGATCAGCCGAACGCCACGGGACCAGGCCGACGGAAGGCTCGTGCCCGAGCAGCTCCCACATCTCCTCCGCCGTGTGCGGTGCTACCAGGTCCAGCATGACGGCAACCGTCTCCGCAGCCTCGCGTACGGCGGGGTCTCCCGCACCTGCGGGGCCGTCGATGGTCTTGCGCACCTGGTTCACGAGTTCCATCAGACGCGCGACCAGCACGTTGAACTTCGTCTGCTCGACCAGACCAGGGGCCTCGGCCAGCAGCCGATGCGTGGCGCGGCGCAGTGCGGCGTCACCGCGGTCGAACAGCACGTCGACGGGGCTCGACACCTCGCCCGCGATGCGCAGGGCGCGAGCGAGGAACTTCTGCGCCCCTGTCATCGAGACGTCAGCCCAGTCCTTGTCGTCCTCCACCGGGCCGGCGAACGCCAGGCCGACGCGCAGCGCGTCGGCTCCGTGCGCCTCGAGCTCCTCCTGGAAGAGCACCAGGTTGCCCTTGCTCTTCGACATCTTGTTGCCGTTGAGGATGACCATGCCCTGGTTGATGAGGTTCGAGAACGGCTCGGTGAAGTCGATGAGCCCCATGTCGAACAGCACCTTGGTGATGAAGCGCGCGTACAGAAGGTGCAGGATCGCGTGCTCGACGCCGCCGATGTACGAGTCGACGGGCGCCCACCGTGCGGCCTGCGCGGGGTCGAAAGCCACCGTCTCGCTCTGCGGTGACAGGAAGCGCAAGAAGTACCAGGAGCTGTCCACGAACGTGTCCATCGTGTCGGGGTCGCGCAGCACCGGGTCGCCGGTCTCCGGGTCGATCGTGCGCACCCAGTTCTCCGCCGCCCCGAGCGGCGAGGTCCCCTTCGGCGACAGGTCGAGACCCTCGACGCTGGGCAGCCGCACAGGCAGCTGGTCCTCGGGAACCGGGATGATGCGGCCATCCTCGGCGTGCAGCATCGGGATCGGAGTCCCCCAGAAGCGCTGTCGCGAGATCAGCCAGTCGCGCAGGCGGTAGTTCTTGGCCGCGCGGCCCGTTCCGCTGGCCTCGAGCTGCTCGATCGCGCGCGCGATCGCGTTGCGCTTGGACAGACCGTTCAGGTCGCCCGAGTTGATCATGCGCCCCTCACCCGACAGCGCGACGCCCGTGACCGACGGGTGCTGCTCGTCGAGCGTGGGTGCGCCCGTGTCGATGGGGACGCCCTCGTCGTCGACCTCGATCACCGGCATGGCGCCCGTGATCGGAGCCGTGGTGTCCACCACGACCTTGATGGGCAGGCCGAACTCGCGGGCGAAGTCGAGGTCGCGCTGGTCGTGCGCGGGCACAGCCATGACGGCACCGTGCCCATAGTCGGCCAGCACGTAGTCCGCCGCCCAGATCGGCAGCTTCTCACCGTTGACCGGGTTGATCGCGTAGCGCTCCAGGAACACACCCGTCTTCGGGCGGTCCGTGGACTGGCGATCGATGTCGGAGCTCTTCTGCACCTCGCTCAGGTACGCCTCGAAGCGCTCGCGCACGTCGGCGGGAGCCTCGGCAGCCAGCTCGGCGGCGAGGTCGCCGTCGGGTGCGACCACGAAGAACGTGGCGCCGTGCAGCGTGTCAGGGCGCGTCGTGAACACCGTCACCGGCTCGTCGCGTCCCTCGATGCGGAAATCGACGTCGGCACCGACCGAGCGGCCGATCCAGTTGCGCTGCATCTGCAGCACCTTCGACGGCCAGAAGCCCTCCAGCTGGTTCAGGTCGTCGAGCAGGCGGTCGGCGTAATCGGTGATGCGGAAGTACCACTGGGTGAGCTTCTTCTTGACGACTTCGGCCCCGCACCGCTCGCAGCGCCCGTCGACGACCTGCTCGTTCGCCAGGACCGTCTGGTCGTTGGGGCACCAGTTCACCGGGCTCTTCTTGCGGTACGCCAGCCCCCGCTCGTAGAGCTTCAGGAACAGCCACTGGTTCCACCGGTAGTACTCGGGGTCGGAGGTGTGCAGCACCCGGCTCCAGTCGAACGAGACGCCGTACGCCTCGAACCCGGCCTTCTGCTGCGCGATG
This Microbacterium sp. XT11 DNA region includes the following protein-coding sequences:
- a CDS encoding ComEC/Rec2 family competence protein; its protein translation is MLVVAGTAWSAALPCVLAPEGAWWVAAACVLCAVTMTLGLVRRQHVSQTRPRGAVLVIALVVGAAVATAVAVAQPGRSAAARWDGRAVEALGTVSSSAAVGDDGRLWMQVQLSALGSPGRTEPVDAAARVGVEPGEGYDLGAVIRVTGEAAVTDPGEQAALVVFATTSDSVRPAEGVFAIAAHAKSDLVARSLRLPEPGAGLLPGLAVGDTRAVSSELDDDMRASGLSHLTAVSGANCAIVVGAAFGVTAWCGGGRRMRIVMAALALGGFVILVTPEPSVVRAAVMASAAMGSILLGRPSAGAGLLALSAAGILVFDPWMATSAGFALSVVASGALILLARPLARGLERWMPRTLALALGVPLSAQLACGPVIALFAEQQSLIGVAANMIADPAAPLATVIGLLACLAGPAPPIADVLTAAAWLPAAWIATTAYVAADVPWGQIAVVSGLSSALVVALVSAAVAVVLLPGMSRDRTASHRWWRAARAAAAILLVSIGAIGAAQLLLSGPLATAATPEGWSVAACDVGQGDALVVRSSGYIALIDTGPDPAALSSCLRSLGVGRISLLVLTHFDLDHAGGVSSVIGAVDRVLHGPPADADDRRTIDELVRGGAAAAQAATGMQGTLGDARWRILWPARSSAAFPSGNDASVVIEFEGGGVPRSLFLGDLSAAPQCALARAVHLSGGYDVVKVAHHGSADQDPDLYRMLRPSVALISVGEGNDYGHPRADTLALLEAVGAHIVRTDLSGRVLLGVRDGDVEVWSEESVGAPG
- the leuS gene encoding leucine--tRNA ligase, whose amino-acid sequence is MRSLSENLSTAPVAEESSAHAIQAKWQKYWAENGTFLTGGDEDTRPRRYVLAMFPYPSGDLHMGHAENYLYSDIVARFWRHRGHNVLNPIGWDSFGLPAENAAIRRGADPKEWTYQNIAQQKAGFEAYGVSFDWSRVLHTSDPEYYRWNQWLFLKLYERGLAYRKKSPVNWCPNDQTVLANEQVVDGRCERCGAEVVKKKLTQWYFRITDYADRLLDDLNQLEGFWPSKVLQMQRNWIGRSVGADVDFRIEGRDEPVTVFTTRPDTLHGATFFVVAPDGDLAAELAAEAPADVRERFEAYLSEVQKSSDIDRQSTDRPKTGVFLERYAINPVNGEKLPIWAADYVLADYGHGAVMAVPAHDQRDLDFAREFGLPIKVVVDTTAPITGAMPVIEVDDEGVPIDTGAPTLDEQHPSVTGVALSGEGRMINSGDLNGLSKRNAIARAIEQLEASGTGRAAKNYRLRDWLISRQRFWGTPIPMLHAEDGRIIPVPEDQLPVRLPSVEGLDLSPKGTSPLGAAENWVRTIDPETGDPVLRDPDTMDTFVDSSWYFLRFLSPQSETVAFDPAQAARWAPVDSYIGGVEHAILHLLYARFITKVLFDMGLIDFTEPFSNLINQGMVILNGNKMSKSKGNLVLFQEELEAHGADALRVGLAFAGPVEDDKDWADVSMTGAQKFLARALRIAGEVSSPVDVLFDRGDAALRRATHRLLAEAPGLVEQTKFNVLVARLMELVNQVRKTIDGPAGAGDPAVREAAETVAVMLDLVAPHTAEEMWELLGHEPSVGLVPWRSADPALLVEDTVTAVVQIGGKVRAQLEVPARIGEEELEALARADERVIRSIGDREIVKVVVRAPKIVSIVVK
- the rpsT gene encoding 30S ribosomal protein S20; translated protein: MANIKSQIKRNKTNEKAHERNKAVKSELKTLVRQTREAVAAGDKAAAEAALKKASVKLDKAVSKGVVHKNQAANRKSAIAKKVAAL
- a CDS encoding ComEA family DNA-binding protein, whose product is MPDPNPPDAAGRRVRLSIGAAVVLGLVVLSLAVGLGILRGQSAPREVVARATSSAEEVSAGELYVHVLGAVSKPGLYVLRSQARLVDAVAAAGGTTEDADLTAVNLARPLSDGEQIVVPAVGDQVAPDAPAAPGGDGRIDLNTADQAALESLPRIGPALAERIIAWREENGRFRSVDDLLAVPGIGEKLLDGLRDGVRV
- a CDS encoding MFS transporter, giving the protein MSTPIRAGARWLTPFTVAWLAIWTVQLTPVQLLLPLQLDAAEDDWIAGVVSSGLVLGVGGLAGIIAGPVAGALSDRAPAGRRRRRPWALAGAWLTALCLLATGVSSGPWAVGAAWTGVSVGVAVASAAFTAMIADQLPPTQRGAASAAIGSSQAVGVVVGVGLVVLLGLDVIQGYLLLAGAIAVIGTGAAVLLPDPPAAERQRPGASRDARAISLRDRDFAWMLAGRLVTNIGNALGTALFLFFLLHGLGQSTTEAQDNLLLLIVVYTVFVVIASVVTGIVSDRTGNRRGLTVLAAVVQAASGVVIAISPALETTLIAAALMGLGYGAFSTVGLAFAADLLPHEQDHARDLGIVNVTAALGQLIGPVLGAGLVALVGGFWLDFAAAAVLSLAGALLTAMARGSRRSPASRSPAAARR
- the holA gene encoding DNA polymerase III subunit delta gives rise to the protein MAAPRSSARGGAKPAKIPQVSWREPRPAPVVLVSGPEEVCAERAIAGVRDYLRAEDPALEVSDVRADDYAPGTLLSLTSPSLFGEPRLVRVSGVEKCSDAFLQEAVAYLEHPQEGATVILRHTGATVRGKKLLDAIRAGTGEGIEIPCPAVKRDSDRADFAAGEFAAAKKRIAPSALRALVSAFADDLTELAAACQQLIADVEGDITDDVVTKYYGGRVEVSAFVVADTAIAGRYGEALVALRHALASGADPVPMVAAFAMKLRTMARVAGNREPSRQLAQRLGMKDWQVDRARRDLAGWNERSLGMAIQATARADAEVKGAARDPIFALERMVTVIATREPFGA